The proteins below are encoded in one region of Alistipes communis:
- the ahcY gene encoding adenosylhomocysteinase — translation MYLDESIPYKVADLSLAEWGRKEIEVSEHEMPGLMAVRRKYGPQKPLRGVRVMGSLHMTIQTAVLIETLVELGADVRWCSCNIFSTQDHAAAAIAEAGVPVFAWKGETLEEYWWCTAMALSFPGGKGPNLIVDDGGDATLLIHKGYKAENDASTLDYAPSSHEEAVILGTLRSILAEDASKWHRTVAEWRGVSEETTTGVHRLYQMEAAGELLVPAINVNDSCTKSKFDNLYGCRESLADGIKRATDVMIAGKVAVVCGYGDVGKGCARSMKAYGARVIVTEIDPICALQAAMEGFEVKTVESALAEGNIFITCTGNCDIITLEHMERMRDQAIVCNIGHFDNEIQMARLDASSAVKTTIKPQVDKYTFPDGHSIFVLAEGRLVNLGCATGHPSFVMSNSFTNQCLAQIELWQKEMPVGVYRLPKHLDEEVARLHLDNLGVELTRLSQRQADYIGVDVDGPYKAEHYRY, via the coding sequence GTATTTGGATGAATCGATTCCCTACAAGGTCGCCGACCTGTCGTTGGCCGAATGGGGACGTAAGGAGATCGAGGTCTCGGAGCACGAAATGCCCGGCCTGATGGCGGTGCGCCGCAAATACGGCCCGCAGAAACCGCTTCGCGGGGTGCGGGTGATGGGGTCGCTGCACATGACGATCCAGACGGCGGTGCTCATCGAGACGCTCGTCGAATTGGGTGCTGACGTGCGCTGGTGCTCGTGCAACATCTTCTCGACGCAGGATCACGCTGCGGCAGCCATCGCCGAAGCCGGCGTGCCGGTCTTCGCGTGGAAGGGCGAGACGCTGGAAGAATATTGGTGGTGCACGGCCATGGCGCTCTCGTTCCCGGGCGGCAAGGGGCCCAACCTGATCGTCGACGACGGCGGCGATGCGACTTTGTTGATTCACAAGGGCTACAAGGCCGAGAACGACGCCTCGACGCTCGATTACGCCCCCTCGTCGCACGAGGAGGCCGTGATCCTCGGAACGCTGCGTTCGATCCTTGCCGAAGATGCTTCGAAGTGGCACCGTACGGTGGCCGAATGGCGCGGCGTAAGCGAGGAGACGACCACGGGCGTACACCGGCTCTACCAGATGGAGGCGGCGGGCGAACTGCTCGTGCCTGCGATCAACGTCAACGACTCGTGTACCAAATCGAAGTTCGACAATCTCTACGGCTGCCGCGAATCGCTGGCCGACGGCATCAAGCGGGCCACGGACGTGATGATCGCCGGCAAGGTGGCGGTCGTCTGCGGCTACGGCGACGTGGGCAAGGGCTGCGCCCGCTCGATGAAGGCCTACGGCGCGCGGGTGATCGTCACCGAGATCGATCCGATCTGTGCGTTGCAGGCCGCGATGGAGGGCTTCGAGGTGAAGACCGTCGAGAGCGCGCTGGCCGAGGGTAACATCTTCATCACCTGCACGGGCAACTGCGACATCATCACCCTCGAACACATGGAACGGATGCGCGACCAGGCGATCGTCTGCAACATCGGCCATTTCGACAACGAGATCCAGATGGCGCGGCTCGACGCTTCGTCTGCGGTGAAGACGACGATCAAGCCGCAGGTCGATAAATACACCTTCCCCGACGGCCATTCGATCTTCGTGCTGGCCGAAGGACGGCTGGTGAACCTCGGCTGTGCGACGGGGCATCCTTCGTTCGTGATGTCCAACTCGTTCACCAATCAGTGTCTTGCGCAGATCGAGCTGTGGCAGAAGGAGATGCCGGTAGGTGTTTACCGCCTGCCGAAACACTTGGACGAGGAGGTCGCACGGCTGCATCTCGACAATCTGGGCGTCGAACTGACCCGTCTTTCGCAGCGGCAGGCCGACTATATCGGCGTCGACGTCGACGGCCCCTACAAGGCGGAGCATTACCGGTATTGA
- a CDS encoding MBL fold metallo-hydrolase yields the protein MKLTILGSGTSQGVPVIGCRCEVCTSTDSRDKRLRTSAMIETDGGARFVIDAGPDFRCQMLRAGVSRLDAILLTHEHKDHTGGIDDVRAFNFVDYPPVIHPVDIYAAPAAARVVRKDYDYAFEEEKYRGAPDIRLHEIDVARPLEIAGERIVPVSGHHSERFEVTGYRIGRMAYLTDFKTIADAEVGKLIGVELLVVNALRFRPHPSHFNVGEALALIARVAPRRALITHVSHEIGRHAATTALLPRGVELAYDGLEIII from the coding sequence ATGAAACTGACGATTCTTGGTTCGGGAACCTCCCAGGGCGTGCCGGTGATCGGATGCCGCTGCGAAGTCTGCACTTCGACCGATAGCCGCGACAAGCGGTTACGCACCTCGGCGATGATTGAGACCGACGGCGGAGCGCGCTTCGTGATCGATGCCGGCCCCGATTTCCGCTGCCAGATGTTGCGTGCGGGGGTAAGCCGTCTCGATGCGATCCTGCTGACGCACGAGCACAAGGATCATACGGGCGGTATCGACGACGTGCGCGCTTTCAATTTCGTGGATTACCCGCCGGTGATTCATCCCGTGGACATTTATGCGGCGCCTGCTGCGGCCCGTGTCGTGCGCAAGGACTACGACTATGCCTTCGAGGAGGAGAAGTACCGCGGCGCACCCGACATCCGGCTGCACGAGATCGACGTCGCACGGCCGCTCGAAATCGCGGGCGAGCGAATCGTGCCCGTGTCGGGGCACCACTCCGAGCGTTTCGAGGTGACGGGCTACCGCATCGGCCGCATGGCCTACCTGACCGATTTCAAGACGATCGCCGACGCGGAGGTCGGGAAATTGATCGGAGTGGAGCTGCTGGTGGTCAACGCCCTGCGTTTTCGACCGCATCCCTCGCATTTCAATGTCGGGGAGGCGTTGGCACTCATCGCTCGGGTCGCGCCTCGCAGGGCGCTTATCACGCATGTGTCGCACGAGATCGGACGGCACGCGGCGACGACGGCTCTTCTGCCGCGGG
- a CDS encoding MATE family efflux transporter, translating into MRFTNRQILKITFPVLLSLMMEQLIGLTDTIYLGHVGEVELGASAIAGIFYLTIFMVGFGFSIGAQVLIARRNGEGNLAGIGPIFMQGMWFLLGMAVLFFGVSRALAPWLLGYLIESRAICAAAESYLGYRTFGFFFSFAAAMFRAFYVGTTNTRILTANSVVMVLTNVVLNYLLIFGGWGIPPLGIAGAAIASVISEAVSLVFFVVYTYRRVAWRAYGLFRFRGIEWKILRQVFGVSVWIMLQEAIAFISWFIFFVAIENLGERPLAVTNMVRSISSVVFLFINAFASTASSLVGNLIGAGEADRVWGLCRRMVRLCFAFVLPVSLLFALLPRVVLGAYTGNAELIAAAVPSLWVMLTTIVPCVPAFIYQFSVSGTGNTRTALGITLVCVTAYTLYTLWLVYVLRADVALCWTADHVYYLISLALSYAYIRSGRWRRLKI; encoded by the coding sequence ATGCGTTTTACCAATCGACAAATTCTGAAAATAACCTTCCCCGTGCTGCTGAGCCTGATGATGGAGCAGCTCATCGGGCTGACCGACACGATCTACCTGGGCCATGTGGGCGAGGTCGAGTTGGGTGCGTCGGCCATTGCGGGCATCTTCTACCTGACGATCTTCATGGTGGGGTTCGGGTTCAGCATCGGTGCGCAAGTGCTTATCGCGCGCCGCAACGGCGAAGGCAATCTCGCAGGAATCGGGCCGATCTTCATGCAGGGAATGTGGTTTCTGCTGGGCATGGCCGTTCTCTTTTTCGGGGTGTCGCGGGCCTTGGCGCCGTGGCTGCTGGGATATCTGATCGAGTCGCGGGCGATCTGCGCCGCCGCCGAGTCGTATCTCGGCTACCGTACGTTCGGGTTCTTCTTCTCGTTCGCCGCGGCGATGTTCCGTGCCTTCTACGTCGGGACGACCAATACCCGTATCCTGACGGCCAACTCGGTGGTCATGGTCCTGACGAACGTGGTGCTGAACTACCTGCTGATTTTCGGAGGGTGGGGGATTCCGCCGCTCGGAATCGCAGGCGCGGCCATCGCTTCGGTCATTTCGGAGGCCGTGTCGCTCGTCTTTTTCGTCGTCTACACCTATCGTCGTGTCGCGTGGCGGGCCTACGGCCTGTTCCGGTTCAGGGGAATCGAGTGGAAGATTCTCCGGCAGGTGTTCGGGGTTTCGGTCTGGATCATGTTGCAGGAGGCGATCGCCTTTATCAGTTGGTTCATCTTCTTCGTGGCGATCGAAAACCTGGGCGAGCGGCCGCTCGCCGTTACGAATATGGTGCGCAGCATCTCGTCGGTGGTCTTCCTCTTCATCAACGCCTTCGCTTCGACGGCCAGCTCGCTGGTCGGCAACCTGATCGGAGCTGGCGAGGCGGATCGGGTATGGGGGCTGTGCCGGCGTATGGTGCGCCTCTGCTTCGCCTTCGTACTGCCGGTATCGCTGCTCTTCGCGCTTTTGCCCCGCGTGGTGCTGGGTGCCTATACGGGCAATGCGGAGTTGATTGCCGCCGCCGTGCCGTCGCTTTGGGTCATGCTCACGACGATCGTGCCGTGCGTGCCGGCCTTCATCTATCAGTTCAGCGTTTCGGGCACGGGCAATACGCGTACGGCGCTCGGAATTACGCTGGTCTGCGTCACGGCCTATACGCTCTATACGCTGTGGCTCGTCTATGTCCTCCGGGCCGACGTGGCGCTTTGCTGGACGGCCGACCACGTCTATTATCTGATCTCGCTGGCGCTCTCCTATGCCTACATCCGCAGCGGACGGTGGCGGAGGTTGAAGATCTGA